Proteins from one Pontibacter korlensis genomic window:
- a CDS encoding DUF2267 domain-containing protein, translated as MAFNFEDKQKDAINLLKKVAEEMGTDDLNKAGRVFRAVLQAIRDRLPVNDAVHFAAQLPTIWKGIYYDQYDPAKVPVKIRSQQEWINFIRSKNAFAANNDFIRDCDIVESFQAVFKALHHCISAGELQKVKDAMHHEIQELLEV; from the coding sequence ATGGCTTTTAATTTTGAGGATAAGCAGAAGGATGCGATTAACCTGCTAAAAAAAGTCGCAGAGGAAATGGGCACAGACGATCTTAACAAAGCAGGACGTGTGTTCAGGGCAGTGTTGCAGGCTATTCGCGATAGGTTGCCTGTAAACGATGCAGTACACTTTGCTGCACAGCTGCCTACTATTTGGAAAGGCATTTACTACGACCAGTACGACCCAGCTAAAGTACCTGTAAAAATACGCAGCCAGCAGGAGTGGATAAACTTTATCCGGAGCAAGAATGCTTTTGCTGCCAATAACGACTTTATAAGAGACTGTGATATTGTAGAGTCGTTTCAGGCGGTGTTCAAGGCACTACACCATTGTATATCTGCGGGAGAACTACAGAAGGTAAAAGATGCCATGCACCATGAAATACAAGAGTTGCTAGAAGTATAA
- a CDS encoding TonB-dependent receptor: MKYNLLSLVILVFLTSLTPKDLFAQGTVTGKVVDATTKEPLPGATVLLKGTEKAAPTALDGTFSLKVEDANANAILVNYVGYIQKEVSIGSLNGTKNLGTILMESNTTSINEVLITANSYAIDRETPVAMSTITSEIITEKASNQEFPELLKSTPGVYATKQGGGFGDSRINLRGFNSVNVAVMINGVPVNDMENGNVYWSNWAGLTDVTKSMQVQRGLGASKVAVPSIGGTINIITRTTDAVKGGSLFQGFGNNGYLKTGISYSTGLDENGWAFSVAASKTEGNGWAEGLEFEAYNYFFNASKLINEKHTISLTGFGAPQWHGQRQNRASIEEYRNAPQGRRWNADWGVRDGKVVNVEDNFYHKPQFSLNHYWTIDETSFLSTAVYASIGSGGGGAYTGTFTRTGDKYSPYDLDAAVDANVNSPDGRALSYLRASRNDHTWYGILSTYQKSLNDKVNLLGGIDLRHYEGRHFTEVTDLLGADYVLDNSNVNNPNNKARVGDKISYNNDGVVLWEGGFLQGEYTDGPLSAFVSLAASNTSYKRIDYFLYEEGNQETDFQHFFGYQTKGGANYNLTDNHNVFANIGYFEKAPFFNSVFLNNQNVINKDANNEKILSYELGYGYRSSVLSANINLYRTAWNDRSFTRAYNVPATGEVYFANLLGVDALHQGVELDFTYRPTNKLNLTGMVSVGDWTWQSNLDAITVFSEDRTASRTIGPIYMKDVKVGDAAQTTAAFGLSYNLTDEFKIGADYNYYTDLYAYFDPTTLTTPDRKVWEVPSYSLLDLNASFKFKIAGINTSLYANVNNVFDTEYISDASATFDMETGLSTAANSYVFYGVGRTWTTGLKINF, translated from the coding sequence ATGAAGTACAATTTACTAAGTCTTGTTATTCTGGTTTTTTTAACCAGCTTGACACCCAAAGACTTGTTTGCGCAAGGCACCGTTACAGGTAAGGTGGTGGACGCCACCACAAAAGAGCCTCTGCCAGGAGCAACAGTCTTGTTGAAAGGTACCGAGAAAGCAGCGCCTACTGCTTTGGATGGTACCTTTTCTCTTAAGGTAGAGGATGCAAATGCTAACGCTATCTTAGTGAACTACGTTGGCTACATTCAGAAAGAGGTTTCTATCGGAAGCCTGAATGGTACCAAGAACCTGGGTACTATCCTGATGGAGTCTAATACAACTTCTATCAACGAAGTTCTTATTACTGCAAACAGCTACGCGATTGACAGAGAGACTCCGGTTGCAATGTCAACTATCACGAGCGAGATCATCACAGAGAAAGCTTCTAACCAGGAATTCCCTGAGCTCCTGAAGTCTACACCAGGTGTGTACGCTACTAAGCAAGGTGGTGGTTTCGGTGACTCTAGAATCAACCTGCGTGGTTTTAACTCTGTTAACGTTGCCGTAATGATCAACGGTGTTCCGGTGAACGACATGGAAAATGGTAACGTGTACTGGTCTAACTGGGCTGGCTTAACTGATGTAACTAAGTCTATGCAGGTTCAGCGTGGTCTTGGTGCTTCTAAAGTGGCTGTACCTTCTATCGGTGGTACTATCAACATTATCACAAGAACTACTGATGCTGTAAAAGGTGGAAGCCTTTTCCAGGGATTTGGTAACAATGGTTACCTGAAGACTGGTATCTCTTACTCAACTGGTCTGGACGAAAACGGCTGGGCTTTCTCGGTAGCTGCTTCTAAAACAGAAGGTAACGGCTGGGCTGAAGGGCTGGAGTTTGAGGCTTACAACTACTTCTTCAATGCTTCTAAACTGATCAACGAGAAGCACACTATCTCTTTAACTGGCTTTGGTGCTCCACAGTGGCACGGTCAGCGTCAGAACCGCGCTTCTATTGAAGAGTACAGAAATGCTCCTCAAGGTAGAAGATGGAATGCTGACTGGGGCGTGAGAGATGGCAAAGTAGTAAACGTAGAAGACAACTTCTACCACAAACCACAGTTCTCTTTGAACCACTACTGGACAATTGACGAGACTTCATTCCTTTCTACTGCTGTTTACGCTTCTATCGGTTCAGGTGGTGGTGGTGCTTATACAGGTACTTTCACAAGAACAGGTGACAAATACTCTCCATATGACCTTGATGCAGCTGTTGATGCTAACGTAAACTCTCCAGATGGCCGTGCGCTTTCTTACCTGAGGGCTTCTAGAAACGACCACACTTGGTATGGTATTCTTTCTACTTACCAGAAGAGCCTGAACGATAAAGTTAACTTGTTAGGTGGTATTGACCTGCGTCACTATGAGGGCAGACACTTTACAGAGGTAACTGACCTGCTTGGCGCTGACTATGTGTTGGATAACTCAAATGTTAACAATCCAAATAACAAAGCTCGTGTAGGTGACAAAATCAGCTACAATAACGATGGTGTTGTTCTTTGGGAGGGTGGCTTCCTGCAAGGTGAATACACTGATGGTCCGCTTTCTGCTTTCGTTTCCCTTGCTGCTTCTAACACTTCTTACAAGCGTATCGATTACTTCCTGTATGAAGAAGGAAACCAGGAGACTGACTTCCAGCACTTCTTCGGTTACCAAACTAAAGGTGGTGCTAACTACAACCTGACAGACAACCACAACGTGTTCGCGAACATTGGTTACTTCGAGAAAGCTCCGTTCTTCAACTCAGTTTTCCTGAACAACCAGAACGTAATCAACAAAGACGCTAATAACGAGAAGATCCTGAGCTACGAGCTTGGTTACGGTTACAGAAGCTCAGTGCTTTCTGCTAACATCAACCTGTACAGAACAGCTTGGAATGACAGATCTTTCACAAGAGCTTACAATGTGCCTGCAACTGGCGAAGTATATTTTGCTAACCTTTTGGGTGTAGATGCTCTTCACCAAGGTGTTGAGTTAGACTTCACTTACCGTCCAACTAACAAGTTGAACCTGACAGGTATGGTGTCTGTAGGTGACTGGACATGGCAGAGCAACCTGGATGCTATCACAGTATTCAGCGAAGACCGCACTGCATCTCGTACTATCGGACCTATCTACATGAAAGATGTTAAAGTGGGTGACGCTGCACAGACAACAGCTGCTTTCGGCCTGAGCTACAACCTGACCGATGAGTTCAAGATTGGTGCTGACTACAACTACTACACTGACCTGTACGCATACTTCGACCCAACTACACTTACTACACCAGATAGAAAAGTGTGGGAAGTACCTAGCTACTCGCTGCTTGACCTGAACGCTTCGTTCAAGTTCAAAATTGCCGGTATCAATACTTCATTGTATGCTAATGTGAACAATGTGTTCGACACTGAGTACATCTCTGATGCCTCTGCTACTTTCGATATGGAAACTGGCTTGAGCACTGCTGCTAACTCTTATGTATTCTACGGTGTTGGCAGAACTTGGACAACAGGTCTAAAAATTAACTTCTAA
- the cysK gene encoding cysteine synthase A encodes MKANTILESIGGTPHVRINRLYKKNVEVWMKQERSNPGGSIKDRIALAMIEDAERKGLLKEDSVIVEPTSGNTGVGLAMVAAVKGYQLILVMPESMSVERRRLMAAYGAKLELTPREKGMKGAIERAQEIVQENDSAWMPMQFDNEANTQIHIDTTAQEILEDFPDGIDYLITGVGTGGHITGVAKVLKDKFPNLKVYAVEPAASPVLSGGEPGPHPLQGIGAGFVPKILDTSLLDGVVQVQQDEAFDYARRAAREEGIFIGVSSGASLAAVGKKIEEEIPEGSKVLTFCYDTGERYLSVEGLFV; translated from the coding sequence ATGAAAGCCAACACAATACTCGAATCCATTGGGGGCACACCGCACGTGCGCATCAACAGACTTTATAAAAAAAATGTGGAAGTATGGATGAAGCAGGAGCGAAGCAACCCTGGCGGAAGTATAAAAGACCGCATAGCACTGGCTATGATCGAGGATGCTGAGCGTAAGGGCTTACTGAAGGAAGATAGTGTAATTGTGGAGCCAACTTCTGGTAATACAGGTGTCGGATTGGCTATGGTAGCTGCTGTTAAAGGTTACCAGCTGATACTGGTCATGCCTGAGTCTATGTCGGTTGAGCGCCGCCGCCTGATGGCAGCGTATGGTGCCAAGTTGGAGCTGACACCGCGCGAGAAAGGTATGAAAGGCGCTATTGAGCGTGCACAGGAAATTGTGCAGGAGAACGACAGTGCCTGGATGCCTATGCAGTTTGATAACGAGGCTAACACGCAGATCCACATAGATACTACTGCCCAGGAGATTCTGGAGGATTTTCCTGACGGAATTGATTACCTGATTACAGGTGTTGGTACAGGTGGACACATTACAGGTGTTGCCAAAGTGTTGAAAGATAAATTCCCTAACCTGAAAGTATACGCTGTGGAGCCTGCCGCCTCACCAGTATTGAGCGGTGGCGAACCAGGGCCACACCCATTGCAGGGTATCGGTGCCGGTTTCGTTCCTAAGATATTAGATACGTCTCTGCTTGATGGTGTAGTACAGGTACAGCAGGATGAAGCGTTTGATTACGCACGTCGTGCTGCCCGCGAAGAAGGAATATTCATAGGTGTATCATCAGGCGCATCTTTGGCGGCTGTAGGCAAAAAAATTGAAGAAGAAATACCGGAAGGATCAAAAGTATTGACTTTCTGCTACGATACTGGCGAGCGCTACCTGTCTGTAGAAGGACTGTTCGTGTAA
- the epsC gene encoding serine O-acetyltransferase EpsC: MNRQFLNNLFVSHQKAMHLVPASAMCQLVEGVLQLLFPPLADVRFESVQELEEYAKGLKVNMMRILTSIEHELPMPAEEVAERVMQELPHIHELLLMDAEAIAAGDPAAQGSEEVVRTYPGFKAVAIYRMAHVFYQLRVPLLPRVLTEYAHARTGIDIHPGAQIGTHFCIDHGTGIVIGETCVIGNYVKVYQGVTLGALSVDKAMANIKRHPTIEHHVVIYAGATILGGNTVVGAHSIIGGNVWLTESVPPYSRVYHRPQIDVRRAADPASVINFSI, translated from the coding sequence ATGAACAGGCAGTTTTTAAACAACTTATTTGTAAGCCATCAAAAGGCGATGCACCTGGTACCGGCTTCGGCTATGTGCCAATTGGTGGAGGGCGTACTGCAGCTGCTCTTTCCGCCGCTTGCTGATGTACGCTTTGAATCGGTGCAGGAGTTAGAGGAGTATGCCAAAGGCTTAAAGGTAAACATGATGCGCATCCTGACAAGTATAGAGCATGAGTTGCCTATGCCTGCAGAGGAGGTTGCAGAGCGAGTAATGCAGGAGCTGCCACACATACATGAGCTATTGTTGATGGACGCTGAGGCAATAGCCGCCGGAGATCCTGCTGCCCAAGGGAGTGAGGAGGTAGTCCGTACCTATCCTGGCTTTAAGGCGGTGGCAATTTACCGTATGGCTCATGTCTTTTACCAGTTGCGTGTGCCCTTGTTACCACGCGTACTAACAGAGTATGCGCATGCCCGTACCGGCATTGACATACACCCGGGGGCTCAGATCGGCACCCATTTCTGCATAGACCACGGCACTGGTATAGTGATAGGGGAGACCTGCGTGATAGGTAACTATGTAAAAGTTTATCAAGGCGTTACGCTTGGAGCACTAAGTGTAGACAAAGCCATGGCTAACATAAAGCGCCATCCAACTATTGAACACCATGTGGTTATATATGCCGGTGCCACCATACTTGGAGGCAACACGGTGGTGGGTGCACACAGTATAATTGGGGGCAATGTGTGGCTAACCGAGAGCGTACCACCATACTCACGGGTGTACCATCGTCCGCAGATAGATGTTCGCCGCGCAGCAGACCCAGCTAGTGTTATAAATTTTTCCATCTGA